The proteins below come from a single Impatiens glandulifera unplaced genomic scaffold, dImpGla2.1, whole genome shotgun sequence genomic window:
- the LOC124917530 gene encoding uncharacterized protein LOC124917530 isoform X2 — translation MLRLPTSPASARAVMLQCHTLFFARPQMGPPPTTFSPSAMSSSSREAHGFCENTSAITLHEWQGWGTHSQVPVMVGEIVDDLMTLQRDADARLTFGGLGGKLQGDLKVYEDKKHRAKYQSLSGSEQKLQFFSARQIACRLLGSRGYLCQKCWLSMEDCMCSRLIPSCSLWKGMRFWVYMHPKDFLRQNNTGKLLWQVFGSQDASLCLYGISEHEEIMWDAFKHAGRGNVCCLYPNKNAPSFNVQEFFNIDSSRDLECSTMENVDKTLNFILIDGTWNNSAAMVNRLKDRSKEVWGDDIHCVSLSNGESAMHRLR, via the exons ATGCTCCGGCTTCCAACTAGTCCTGCTAGTGCTAGAGCCGTGATGCTCCAATGCCATACCCTCTTCTTCGCAAGACCTCAAATGGGTCCGCCACCAACAACCTTTTCTCCATCAGCCATGTCTTCTTCTTCCCGTGAAGCTCATGGCTTCTGCGAAAACACTTCTGCTATAACCCTTCATGAATGGCAAGGATGGGGAACACATTCTCAAGTACCCGTCATGGTTGGGGAGATTGTCGACGACTTAATGACTCTTCAGAGAGACGCCGATGCCCGTTTGACTTTCGGTGGCCTTGGTGGGAAATTGCAG GGAGACTTAAAGGTGTATGAAGATAAGAAACATAGAGCAAAATACCAATCTTTGAGTGGTTCTGAGCAGAAACTCCAATTCTTTTCTGCACGACAAATAGCATGTCGTTTGCTTGGGAGCAGAGGTTACCTTTGCCAGAAA TGTTGGCTTTCTATGGAAGATTGTATGTGTTCGAGACTGATACCATCTTGCTCATTGTGGAAAGGAATGCGGTTTTGGGTGTATATGCACCCGAAG GATTTTTTAAGACAGAACAACACGGGTAAATTGTTATGGCAAGTTTTTGGCTCCCAAGATGCGAGTTTGTGCCTTTATGGGATTTCTGAACATGAAGAAATCATGTGGGATGCATTTAAACATGCAG GGAGGGGAAACGTTTGTTGTCTTTATCCTAATAAGAATGCTCCAAGCTTCAATGTGCAAGAGTTCTTTAATATAGATTCATCTAGAGATCTAGAGTGCTCAACAATG GAAAATGTAGACAAGACTTTAAATTTCATATTGATTGATGGTACATGGAATAACTCTGCTGCAATGGTTAATCGTTTAAAG GACCGATCAAAGGAAGTATGGGGAGATGACATTCATTGCGTTTCTTTGTCTAATGGCGAATCTGCTATGCATAGACTTAGGTGA
- the LOC124917530 gene encoding uncharacterized protein LOC124917530 isoform X1, with amino-acid sequence MLRLPTSPASARAVMLQCHTLFFARPQMGPPPTTFSPSAMSSSSREAHGFCENTSAITLHEWQGWGTHSQVPVMVGEIVDDLMTLQRDADARLTFGGLGGKLQGDLKVYEDKKHRAKYQSLSGSEQKLQFFSARQIACRLLGSRGYLCQKCWLSMEDCMCSRLIPSCSLWKGMRFWVYMHPKDFLRQNNTGKLLWQVFGSQDASLCLYGISEHEEIMWDAFKHAGRGNVCCLYPNKNAPSFNVQEFFNIDSSRDLECSTMENVDKTLNFILIDGTWNNSAAMVNRLKDRSKEVWGDDIHCVSLSNGESAMHRLRPQPSLDRTCTAAAGISLLSELHEIQILSKVGLDKQAEAVEEALTILLEALTARRLRMGRSTTRKARHDYNMD; translated from the exons ATGCTCCGGCTTCCAACTAGTCCTGCTAGTGCTAGAGCCGTGATGCTCCAATGCCATACCCTCTTCTTCGCAAGACCTCAAATGGGTCCGCCACCAACAACCTTTTCTCCATCAGCCATGTCTTCTTCTTCCCGTGAAGCTCATGGCTTCTGCGAAAACACTTCTGCTATAACCCTTCATGAATGGCAAGGATGGGGAACACATTCTCAAGTACCCGTCATGGTTGGGGAGATTGTCGACGACTTAATGACTCTTCAGAGAGACGCCGATGCCCGTTTGACTTTCGGTGGCCTTGGTGGGAAATTGCAG GGAGACTTAAAGGTGTATGAAGATAAGAAACATAGAGCAAAATACCAATCTTTGAGTGGTTCTGAGCAGAAACTCCAATTCTTTTCTGCACGACAAATAGCATGTCGTTTGCTTGGGAGCAGAGGTTACCTTTGCCAGAAA TGTTGGCTTTCTATGGAAGATTGTATGTGTTCGAGACTGATACCATCTTGCTCATTGTGGAAAGGAATGCGGTTTTGGGTGTATATGCACCCGAAG GATTTTTTAAGACAGAACAACACGGGTAAATTGTTATGGCAAGTTTTTGGCTCCCAAGATGCGAGTTTGTGCCTTTATGGGATTTCTGAACATGAAGAAATCATGTGGGATGCATTTAAACATGCAG GGAGGGGAAACGTTTGTTGTCTTTATCCTAATAAGAATGCTCCAAGCTTCAATGTGCAAGAGTTCTTTAATATAGATTCATCTAGAGATCTAGAGTGCTCAACAATG GAAAATGTAGACAAGACTTTAAATTTCATATTGATTGATGGTACATGGAATAACTCTGCTGCAATGGTTAATCGTTTAAAG GACCGATCAAAGGAAGTATGGGGAGATGACATTCATTGCGTTTCTTTGTCTAATGGCGAATCTGCTATGCATAGACTTAG GCCACAACCGTCGTTGGATAGGACTTGTACAGCAGCAGCAGGCATCAGCCTGTTGAGTGAGCTTCACGAAATACAAATACTGTCGAAAGTTGGTTTGGATAAACAAGCCGAAGCAGTTGAAGAAGCTTTAACGATCCTTTTAGAAGCTCTTACTGCTCGACGGCTTCGAATGGGAAGATCCACCACTCGAAAAGCTAGACATGACTATAATATGGATTAG